A part of Aegilops tauschii subsp. strangulata cultivar AL8/78 chromosome 2, Aet v6.0, whole genome shotgun sequence genomic DNA contains:
- the LOC109771038 gene encoding binding partner of ACD11 1, translated as MSGTGYTVEVTNLSSSASENDLHEFFSFSGPIEHIDLIRSGGYGSTAYVTFKEPYALETAVLLSGATIVDQPVCISRWGQPDEPCNFWDRPTWQVEEEIEYRDYQSCQFNATPQEALTVAQDVVKTMLSRGYILSKDALSRARAFDESHQLSGSAAAKAAELSRRLGLTDRVSAGVGAIRSVDETYHVTETTKTVATATGRTAVKVMNTIVTSSYFSAGAMMVSDALTRAAKAAENLAAHGRQN; from the exons ATGAGCGGAACAGGGTACACGGTGGAAGTCACTAACCTGTCAAGCAGCGCTTCTGAAAATGATCTTCATGAGTTCTTCTCATTCTCTGGACCTATTGAGCATATAGACCTTATCAG ATCAGGAGGGTATGGTTCAACTGCTTATGTGACTTTCAAGGAACCCTATGCCTTGGAAACTGCAGTATTGCTGAGT GGGGCTACCATTGTGGATCAGCCAGTGTGCATATCTCGTTGGGGACAGCCTGATGAGCCTTGTAATTTCTGGGACAGACCAACTTGGCAGGTCGAGGAGGAAATTGAATATAGG GACTACCAATCATGCCAGTTCAACGCCACTCCACAGGAAGCATTGACAGTGGCTCAGGACGTCGTGAAGACAATGCTGTCAAGGGGGTACATACTGAGCAAGGACGCATTGTCCAGGGCTAGAGCTTTCGACGAGTCCCACCAGCTATCTGGGTCTGCGGCAGCAAAGGCTGCGGAGCTGAGCAGGAGGCTTGGCCTGACGGACAGAGTCAGCGCTGGTGTTGGCGCAATCAGATCAGTGGACGAGACATACCATGTTACTGAGACGACCAAGACCGTCGCCACCGCCACCGGAAGAACAGCAGTCAAGGTTATGAACACCATCGTGACCAGCAGCTACTTCTCCGCAGGAGCTATGATGGTGTCCGATGCTCTCACCCGCGCCGCCAAGGCCGCTGAAAATCTGGCTGCTCACGGCAGGCAGAATTAA
- the LOC109771039 gene encoding uncharacterized protein At3g28850-like, whose translation MGCTSSVEARRDMRWVEAAAVGPRARRSFSLSSADRQRLRAKAASVLRSLGPVPGRRSGASSSKYATLSVEEIMVKFENDRALREVLARLKETAAAAAKRNAAVGPRTSTPTLTPPNEPEVINAWELMAGLEDEGPTPRATHHEPPPTTPPWMLADQDVPVAFEFDPEILSSFREALAQDTSPSQQPITASSPTDKEESASQQQAKVADDASACTPVSPPTRDTASSPADKEKEEPASQKEKKDGADASACTPASAPTRDMPELAGIVRARINAFQEKIQERRTSNGARDTKVLGPPGGRRRAVVYFTSLRGVRKTFVDGCSVRNILRSYGVRLDERDVSMHAAFKSELAQLLTGPATTLPRVFVDGRYLGGAEDVQALHEAGELSRALEGCDAAPVRKLGCMQACAACGDVRFVPCETCYGSCKIFVHYEDDDDDGEFQRCPDCNENGLIGCPVCCC comes from the coding sequence ATGGGGTGCACCAGCTCGGTGGAGGCGCGGCGCGACATGCGCTGGGTGGAGGCGGCGGCCGTCGGCCCGCGCGCGAGGCGGAGCTTCTCGCTGTCGTCCGCCGACCGGCAGCGGCTGCGGGCCAAGGCCGCGTCCGTGCTGCGCAGCCTCGGCCCCGTCCCGGGCCGGCGATCCGGCGCGTCGTCGAGCAAGTACGCGACCCTGTCGGTCGAGGAGATCATGGTGAAGTTCGAGAATGACCGCGCCTTGCGGGAGGTGCTCGCCCGTCTcaaggagacggcggcggcggcggcgaagcggAATGCCGCCGTCGGGCCTAGGACAAGCACGCCGACGCTGACGCCGCCCAACGAGCCGGAGGTGATCAATGCGTGGGAGCTCATGGCCGGGCTCGAGGACGAGGGGCCCACGCCGCGGGCAACGCATCATGAGCCCCCGCCgacgacgccgccgtggatgctGGCCGACCAGGACGTGCCCGTTGCCTTCGAGTTTGACCCGGAGATACTGTCCAGCTTCCGGGAGGCCCTCGCGCAGGACACGTCGCCGTCACAGCAGCCGATCACGGCCAGCTCGCCCACGGACAAGGAGGAATCGGCGTCGCAGCAACAGGCGAAGGTCGCCGACGACGCCAGTGCATGCACGCCGGTGTCGCCGCCCACCAGGGACACCGCGAGCTCACCCGCGGACAAGGAGAAGGAGGAACCTGCGTCGCAGAAGGAGAAGAAGGACGGCGCCGACGCAAGCGCATGCACGCCGGCCTCGGCGCCCACCAGGGACATGCCGGAGCTCGCCGGCATCGTGCGCGCCCGCATCAACGCGTTCCAAGAAAAGATCCAAGAGCGGAGGACGAGCAACGGCGCCCGCGACACCAAGGTGTTGGGGCCGCCGGGCGGCAGGCGGAGGGCGGTGGTGTACTTCACCAGCCTCCGCGGCGTGCGCAAGACGTTCGTGGACGGCTGCAGCGTGCGCAACATCCTGCGCAGCTACGGCGTGCGCCTGGACGAGCGCGACGTGTCCATGCACGCCGCCTTCAAGTCCGAGCTGGCCCAGCTCCTCACCGGCCCCGCCACCACGCTCCCGCGCGTGTTCGTCGACGGGCGGTACctgggcggcgccgaggacgtgCAGGCGCTGCACGAGGCCGGCGAGCTCTCGCGCGCACTGGAGGGGTGCGACGCCGCGCCAGTGCGCAAGCTCgggtgcatgcaggcgtgcgcggcctgcggcgacgtccggTTCGTGCCCTGCGAGACGTGCTACGGCAGCTGCAAGATCTTCGTCCATTAcgaggatgacgacgacgacggcgagtTCCAGCGGTGCCCGGACTGCAACGAGAACGGCCTCATCGGATGCCCCGTCTGCTGCTGCTGA